The genomic DNA GGCTACCTTCGGTCAATATCGATGGTCTTTTACTTATAGTACCACAAGAGGGAGgcaatttgtgatttttcaaaattgattctTGTGCACTTGACTATGTATTTCTAATTCATCTGACAGTCTAGAATTCAAGGAAGAAGCACTTACCCGACATCCTTCTTGCTGCTCCCGAACGGACATCGGCCTGCATCTTAATGCCACTTTGACGGACTCACTCATCTGCGtgcaaacaacaaaaaatagtAACAATTAATGCATGActttgttttgtaattttcatggAGAATGAATTGCACTCCTACAGGATAATCTTCAGCGTCGAAATAAAACAACCCATGGGTTACGCAAGACACTACGATACCTGTTCGAAAAGACCATGAAGAAATAATGTATGTTCCTTGCCACACGACAAACATAAATCAACGAAAAAACCCGAAGGTTGACCATACAGTCGTTGGCTAACGCTATCTTTACTCACGAATATTGAGTCTGAAGGTCCAAGCTATTGCAGGTGAATCTTATCAATGAATTATACAGAGCTATAAGTGAGCGAGTAGCAGCTGCAGCTGAACAAAAAACTCGGTCATATTACTGCATGAGCTGTGCAAAGACCGATCCAGGTTTGACCAAAGATCGCAACTGACAAAGTTCTGCTCTTCGTTAGTCGGAAGTTTTTAATATATACCCCATTATTCACGCGTTGTCGTGTAATTTATTTAGTATACGGATAATCGATCGATCCCCACGATAGACACGAGGTGTCACCTTTATAAGCGGGGCAACAACCGACCATCGCCTACCCCGAAACTCAAGGCTTCTTACCCTTGAACCCAGGCATCATGTGGTCAGGCGTTTCAACCTACACGCGTGTACCTTTACCTACACGTGCAAATGTACCGCCTCTCTAGTCAGTAGATGGCAGATAAAAGTGCTTCCACCCCTGTGTCGAAGGTCAGCTTTATGTTAATGCGCACCCCCAACTCCTCGCTGTTCGTAAATATCAAACGTAGGATAAGAGATGACCGGTTAGCCTACTCACTTAAGCTTTTACCGAAGATCGATTCAGCGAGCTTTCCAGGCAGTGAATCGAAACGGACGTACAcactgttagaaaaatttaactaaacaACATAACGTCTCAGCAGGTCCACTTCATATTTGTGCTATTTGTTACACTTGTGTTAGTGAACACATTTTGGTAACATCAACATTTAAATCGTCATATCAACATTTAATTAgtcatttttatgtttttttcactTGGCAATACATTAAGAAATGGTTGAACCAACCATATAATTTAAGTGGTCCTgctgggacatttttttttaaccgtattttttttttttatgactcTGCCAAGTGCGTCTATTACCGTGAATTCTATCGGTGCACTGTAGTTTCGGCAACGACGATGCTAAGTGTTGTATGTTGGCGCGTCTGATTCGCGTGCAGATAACGTTCATTTATCTCTTACAGCCACGTCTAAGACTAAGCCTGGTGCTTGGACAGTGTATAATTGAACTAAATATAGCCATGAGATCTGTTAACGAGGATTCGTGTGAACTGtacaatgtaaaaatattcaacatgtgaaaataaaaatatgttgctaaatataattataaaaattaaatttagtgaacatctgttaaaaaaaaaactaattgttCGGTAAACAAATAGCCATATTAGATAGAAAGAATTCACGTATATCGATTATTCAATAGATCATCGTTCTAGGAAACAGCGTGAATATGCGTATaaaagaacaaacaaaaaatagacATGGCGtggtttttttgttgaaatcaGTACAATAACTTGATTTGTCGTATATAAAAGTTGACGATACAAAAACTGTAGTAAATTGACGTAATTGGTAATTAGtgtgacaatttttatttccgtaCCCTTGTCAAATGCCCATAGAACTTTGGTacacttatatttttttcgcgaACAGCGTTACTATAGTTGTTCTCAAATAATTTATGCCGAAATCGGAAATAATGAGAAAGGTTTCCGACTGAGGCAGCAGTGGGGTCAAAAACCAAAAGCCTCCAGTCAAGGGTAACCTTATGAATCGGCGTAGATATAATTGTACTCGCGTGTCTAATGAACGATTTGGTTCGCAAATATAAAGCATGATGTTATTAGCAGTAGCTGTATCGCGTGAATTGGGCATCGAACTGTAGTGCCTGGCGTTTTTCCGAGACTTAACCTTGGGTGATGACGAATTGTGAAAACAGAACAGTTTCCAGTCACGCGAATCGCTTCGTGGTCGAActtcacatacatatatgtatcgaACATACATAGTTTTTTAACCACGTCGCAGTTCACCTCATCATTATACCATCGATTGACGATGTGTTATTCAAGGGCAAGGATGGGTCAATTTTCACGTGTCAATTTATGCCGACTAAGCGCAATGCAAGCTCGCCTGCACGTAGGCAATTCATGTTACTTTTTTCGATAAGCGTTTATCCTGATCCCTATATTCATTGAGAGTTGCCTACGCGCAGGCGGATGCACCGATTACTCTAGAAGATCCGGAAGAATTATTCCCAGATGATTTTGAATTAATATTTAGGGTATTTAGGTGTCGGTGCGTATGGGAAAAAGCGAGACATGAATGTTTCGTATTATTGTGCTAATTAAAGTGCGCTTGAAGTtggcaatttttgtttttcacctcGAAGAATGCGGAGCTTCAATCAGGCTTCGTTGATCGCGGGCACTTCATGAGAACTCTGCCGAATCTGCATGTTGCCAATTCTCGTTACGACGGGGATATTCTATTCGCAAAGAGAACAATTTAGCGCAGAACACTGATCCACCCAAGTGCGCGACTAACTCTCGACTGACGGACTGATATTTCAAAAGCCTACAACGCTCGAGACTTCGAGACCACCACCATCATTCGAGATATCGAACTTGCGCACACCGATCTCTCCATTGATagcctctcttcttcttcctcgttctccaatagtatatatatatctatatatataagtgcTTTTTTCTAGTCATCTCTAATTCAAATTGCGGATTTATTGTGACAGGGCATGTCTGGCTACGACTTGAAAAGCCCTGAAGAGGTGAAAGAGTACCTTAAAAACCTTCACATCGAGTATAAATTCGGATGTCTCAGCGAGAAAAACCCGGAAAGTAATACCACCCTTTCTGCCATAACCTCATTTTGaaagtattcaattttcacattcTCTGTTATTTTATTCAGCCTGTCACCTCCTCGGAGATTACGAAGAGAGTATAAGTAAGGACTATGCAAAATCGGCCAAAATCTACCAGGAAAATTGCGACGAGAGAAACTTCGGGCACAGTTGCCGAAAGTTTGGAGGTTATGCACTAATCGGTGAGATCAATCCCTGTACTAGATTATTTTAAAGTAGGCATAGAGAACTTCAGCTAagattatagaaaatttaatcTCAACCAAAGGCTtgaacataaaattttttacgaagcATCCCGCTGTTCGGTATTTAATAACTACACAGTTTGCTtctattttctcttcaattttatGTTAATTCCTTACAAAGGCAAGGGATTGGATGTGGAGTCACCTACGGAGTCTTACAAGTACCTGAGAAAAGGATGCGATGTTGGAGATATGCTATCCTGTGCTCATGCAGGAATTGTGGGAACATCCTCGTTTAAAATTGGAGAGAAAGAAGCTCCCATAGATTTCCCAACGGGACTTGATTTACTTCAGAAAACTTGCTACGAGCACAAATTGGAAAAAGCTTGCTACTACCTGTCAGGACTGTATCTTAGCGGGGTTCCGGACCACGTGGAAAAGAACATGAAGGAAGCTTACAAGGCTTCGTTGATATCCTGCGAGCTTGGAAATGCATACGCTTGTGCCAATTTGTCACAAATGCATGCACGTGGCGACGGGGttcagaaaaattctgaacttGCCGAAGCCTTCAAGAATCGAGCACTCTCGATTCAAAGGGCCTTGAAAGAAGCTAAACATATACCATTTCAGCAGGGTATGGGAAGCTAATGTGATTGCCAGTACGTTTGATGAATTACTGAGACTTATTTCGTTGAAGTTTAAATGTACATTTATTAGTTTTCAATTATagcaataaattaattattttacgtTTAATCCTTGTTGTGAATATCTACCTACTAGGATAGTATAAAAAACATTCATCTTACTCTTTTTACTCTGGTAACACGAATTCTTAAAACACCTGCTAGAGGATTAAGGTTCACACATCTTTCAGTTGTACTCAAATCTGTAGGTTATCTCAAAATCCGTAATTTTTTTGGTTCATCTATTCGAgatggtttgaaaattcagaattaagTTTTCTATAACAACTTGAAAAAGAGCTGGCAAGAGACCCCAATAGTGTCAATTTACTTCAGTTGAAAGTAAAAGGAGGCGATTTTTCGTTGACGTGGTAAttgaatttatgaattatCGCTTACACGTCACTTCAGTGGCCTATCAACTGGTGCAGGAATGTGACTAGAGTCTGGTCGAAGAACCGATGCTGATACAGACTACTAGCATAAGAGTATAATGAAACGACGCTTTGTCGTGTGAATTGAAAACGCGACGTAGAATTAGCGGAGGAAAGCCATAATCGTAGTCTCAGCATGCTGATTAGAGTTCTCATGATTAAAGCTGCAGTACCTACGCATTTGGCTTATTGGTAGGTTGAACAGACCTATTCAGGTCtgaaaaatacatacataaaccTGTAATTGTGAATTAATTCAAGGATTACGAATGATGATGGAAATAATAGCAGTTAATAAACGACCTCTGGTTATACCCACGGTCCTACTTCAGTGCTTACAGTAATATCAAACTGTGCTTTTGCATTAACGTTTGTGTTAATAATCTGATAAATTAAGAATGCTTAGTAAGAATTTTATAAGACGAATTCGATCCACGGCTTTTCACATGTTTCGGATACTGCACTGCTTTTTATCAGTGATAATCACTGGAGGAAGAACAATAAACTTTTTCGTATAATGAtaagaattttaatattttcccaCAACCTCACGTGCGAAAATGTAATCACAATCGGCTTGTGACACCGTAAATGGATTGCAATAATTAACGGATTATAAATATCGGCAAGATCAGATTGGAAGAACGTCTTATTAAAAGACATTTAtgtcttttattatttcaattagaaatggattttttcatttaaattgtaatttataataagCTCTTTCGAATTCCTTAACCTGGTGGTTAACATTGAGCTAATGATTGAGGTCCTGATTATCTTATCGTTTTACTATACGCCTCAATTGTTCAattgcttcgttttttttttttattcatattattgcgtttaaaaattgtcatattTGCAGTAAGataaatttaaacattattttccATACGGATATCTTTGACTTGACATCTGACGTGTGTCAGTATTTATTGACTCTTGATTTTTGATGAATTCGGAATAAACATTGATTTTATGAAATGTAGAATCACATACACCCGACAATTCAAATAGTTGTATAATCATTAACATAATGTGTGTGAACGTTCATGTTTGCACAACCTTGGGTAAACCGCTACAGCATGTTTAACGTGTCTAACAGAAACGACTGACAGCCAATCGGTTTTCCCAGCTTTAATTATGTTCTCATTTTTAAGAATTACGTACATGCAGCGATGGAATGTGAAAAGTGGTATCCTAAGAcacgaaaaacgaataaaatattgttttcaattgTTATGGAGCAGTATCCTGAAGATCATAGGATAATTGCTCTATTTTTGATGAAAGCacagtgaaaatttgacaCAAAATCGCAACGTCGTTCCGAAGTCCTTAATTATTCAGTTATAGGcttatatgtaggtacattTTAACGCAACTGTTTGGAGTCTAATTAAATATTAGTTTTCATTGCCATACCGAGTCTAGATCGAGCAGATTATTTTTGCGattatcgtataaaaaaacattcctggggtacaatttttttttgtcatttagtGAAGGTGTACCAATCCATGtctataatattttcactagctcgacattttttaaaagtataCTGCAGGATTGCTTCTAAAAATGCAACCTCAAGATTCATTAACACGTAATGAACTATTAGTTCCGATTACGATACGGACGCGCCAATAGTGTATAAGGAAACGATCAAAGCCAATAttcacatatacacatatgatATGTAGAAATATAGACCGAAATTGTCGAGCAAAGTACAACTGATTATATACCAATATCAGAATCAGGGAGTTTTTCCATTATGCTATGAGTAGTTTAGTAAcccaattatatttttaaaacgtctGAATAAAAcccagaaaattgaaaaaagtaccCAGGGAATGAGGCAACAAGtgaacaaatattttccaactgTATTGTGGGCGCCACGTTGTTGGTACATTATTTCATGTAGTATTTGCCCtagttaaaaaatgaatttaagaaTGTTCGAATCCATTGAGTTCACGATTACTCCGCCACTACTTCGCAGCGATCTGCGAACGTACAAAATTccagataaataaaaaatagagcaAAAATCCATGAGATAAACGTGTCTCTCGAGAAACACTGAGCAGTCGGTTACCACGCCAGTTTGTTGCCAGTCTGGTTAGCGTCAGCAGAGTTGGACAAGCGGTCGAGGTTCTCTTCCATACTCAGGTATGTACTAAAAACTCGACCCAGTAATGGCCGATCTAGAATTGGTATTTCTAAACTTTAATTTATAACACGGTAAATTCCGATCCGCGATTATAAAGGCGATCATCAAACTCGCACGTACATTATACGCAAACACATGTAGTTGTTATTCAAAAGTATCGGCAGCTGAAGATTGTTTATCGCATGACTAAAGAATACGTGAGAAGAGggatttaaaattcactcaATTTAAATCGGTGTAGTTATATGTTAAATAAATCGTAATCGACATATTGCCTCAAATATGCAAGCCTGCGTTTAATGTGTTTATTCCTATATATTATGGGCCTGTAGAAAAGAtcgagtttttttcaatgtcgatcgcttcgatgaaaaaatcgaaaataagtCAGTTGCGTAAAATAATATCTGGCATGTATCATCGAGATTAAaagaattttgtgaaaaattatatcaacttgaattttcggcaGGCACAAGTAATATGTATGCTGTGTGGCTGGAGAGTTCCGAGTAACGGTTTTTCGGAACGTGAATGTCAATATACCGACCAGTACTTATAGAAATTACGCATTATTATCGGAACTCGGTTTAAATTATACtcaatattaaatattcatacaATGCACATGtatttgtaatatatattttgtactaATTCCAAGCGTACATcgtaaaatatgaatatttatttttacacttatACTAAAACCGATTACACACATGTATTTTATCATTGCTACAAGTTAATAATGTTTAAtcttttatacttttacaaATTATACCGATGTGGTACTACATAATTCCTCACGTTCGTCTCAATATAGGCATTTTATAGCACGACATTGCGTGCAGAATTAATTAAGAAGTTTCGTTTGTTCCGTCAAGTATTTTCACATACcatataaatgtaaaaacaattatatatcacgaaaacaaagacgatagTTGACTGTAGCTGATAgactaattatatttttccaaagtCGGATCTAATGAAAAACATATCGATAACTAATTAGCCCGGAAACGTCATGTGACAAAAATAACGCGCATTATGCATTTTCATTCGTTACGTTAcacgaaaataaaacaatgcaTGATTTACAAATATCATATCGTCGGGTCTAGTTTgatgaattatatttcaattactATTAACTGAATTACCCGGAATACAGGATAAATCTAGGCACATAAAAGTTAACAGTGCTAATTTATTTCCAACTGCTAGCATTCAGACGAGACTGTATTGAAGAAACGAGGCTTTGAACGATCGTGTACAAATAGTCTTACGACCTGATCACCAGTAAAGAGAACAGCTTCGCAGCTGTGACTAACACGATAGCGCATACAGTACGTAGGATGGGTGAGAAGCAGTATAAACCGCTAGCAGTTTAATAGTTTCATTGCAATTGCGGGAATGTCTACGTCAAGACAATGCATTTCCAGATTGTGAAATTCCTGCTtcaacttacaattagcttAGCAAGAATCGTGTATTCCATGCAATTTCTGACTCACAAATACACAATTGTTGCGATAACACACAACCACAGACGGTTGATTCTTTCAACCAATACTGGTTGTCAGATATTTACATCAAGAAATTCTCGTACCGAGTAAATATCGGTCACAATAAACTGGCGGAtacagaaaataattgatgaataaaagaaaactacagAATTCTAATATGAGACGGTTATTTCAATTGCCAAatcaaattgtagaaaaaagacAATGAAAAACGTCACAAGGACGACATTTATCATATGCAGTAATACTCTCACGATCTCGGGAAAATAAAGAATGGTATTTACGGACAAGCCACGCACGTGTTAACTTGTGTGTGGTATCGCCGACTGATAAGCGATATTTAAACCAAACATGAGCCACCGCAGTCTTTATATTCCAGCTGCTGGGGCACCGGTTCATTCGGCTTAATACTTAGTGACCACTTTACCATCGTTCACTCGAGCCCGCAACTCGCAAGCATGAGGTGGTACTACGTCAAGCCCCACGCTACCGTGGGCCAATATTATTTGGTAATAGTCGCAGTAATCATCGCCGTCTGCAGTCCCACGGTAAAGTTTCATCTTAAACCGAGAGTTGCTCTAATCCGATTTCTATacaggtaaaaaatatttttctgtttaatcTATTCTCGTCGAATCTTTAGAGGTCTGATGATTCGACTGGTGGACTTTCACGTCCTAGAATCACCCTGTACTACGAATCGCTTTGCTACGATAGCATCCAGTTTGTGAGAAATCAACTAGTCCCAACGTATCGTGCTATTGGAAGCTATTTTACCGTCGACTATATTCCTTATGGAAAGGCCACGGTGAGTCAGAGAGTACACTTGTagacggaattttttttttatgtagatTCTACATCTACTGTGGCGAATATGTAGACAGCACTTTCTTTTAAGTCAAATCTACATCAATTGTGGTAGATCTacctaaaaatattgtaacttTTACTATCGGTTTTCTAACTCTTATTATCAGATTTGTAAATCTTACCACAATTATTGTGGATTTAACTCCAAAAAGTATTATCAATGTATTCACTACAGGAAACATAAaatctacaatatttttagaattgtttttaatgtttttatttttacaatttacgaTTTTCCATGAATTTCAGCTTCGCTATAGAGCTATTATTACAAGTACAtatcacttattgttagattgcTTTAGGTGCGGGTAAAAGTTCAGACAGATTATCAGATCTCGTATCGTCGAAAGTGCGAACGTTTCCAACATTCACGTATGCCTCAAATTGTTTACCCTtcatatttgagaaaaattcacgCTTATATTGCgtaatatttgattttatccCCCAAAAATGCGAGTAATTAggatgagaaataattttttttatttaattccgGACATTTAGCAAGAAAAGCACATTAGAAATGGGGTTCAACAATGGCATTTCACCTGTCAACATGGACCGCAAGAATGCTACGGCAACAAAGCGCAAGCTTGCGGCATAAACAACATTTTGACAAACCCTGAAAGACCCAACAAGCAACAGGACCTAATCAATTTTGTCGGCTGCGTGATGGGGGCGATGAATCCGTCCACTGCTGTTCAACAGGTATTCCACTTTTAATTCGATTATGTGAGCTCATCCGTTCAtcttacacacatatatatatatcaccaGATACacacaatgaaataaaataaaacagactATCACGACAATGGTGAAgaccaaaaatgaaaaatttctgctcCAATTACAGTGTCTACAAACGATTGGCATCGGTGCGCATGACAGATCGTTGGTGGACAATTGCATCTCATCCGCTGCAGGAGATGAGCTGCTAGCGGCTTACGGTAACAAAACTTTTGATCTGCAGCCAAACCTGAGCTTTGTACCAACCATCGTGGTAAACGGGGTAAGTCAAAACTTGGATTTGTCACAGTGTTTTCGCGATCTCGGTAGCGAAAATAGTTCGTGTGGAGTGCCACTGACCGCTATGCGGATAcgtatttccaaattttgccaaaattaacaattactatgctaattttttccaactcaCAATCAATTTTACTGTTAATTTATCCGAACTCGTTCAACTGGTTCTCCAGATTTATTTGAAACCAACAAATTTGTTTCCGTTTAGATTGAAAGagttaaaataagtttttgtcACTTCTCCGGTAGAACTGGTTGTAGACATGGCAGGAAACTTTTTCTCACAGTCAGTTTTTATTGCAGAAGTTAGATAATATACAAAGTTGTGTAGGTTTAGCAGTGACCCTGTCTGCGGAATAATAGCAAAACGCAAATATCTCTTCAAATATCCAAGTCGTGAATAAATGAGCTTTGCATCAAAATTGTTACTTTTGCACTGGAAATGTCATGGACGTGATTCGTTGTTCTCAAAATCGATTGTCTGActgtaaaacagaaaaaagtataaatccatcaaaaataataattcaaataagcAAAAATTGATGGCAGCACACTTCAGAATAAAAAGATTACACCTGAAACAAAAATGGTACCTGTCTTCAGAAGTCCAGAGAGTTTGCAAATTGCATATTATGGTAGAAAACAGAGGGACGTCGTCCGAATAAATATAGaggagtgaaaaattgatgacaaAATGAAAAGACATAGCGCATCCggttaaatcaatttttacctaCAATTCAAATTAGATATAATTCATAATGTTTGCGAACCATGCTCACCAGAAGTTTTAATGTGCATGTCTAATTTCTCTTTCAGGAATACTCGCATGCGAACCAAAATAACGCGCTGCGCAACCTCAAAGGTGTCATCTGTAATCACCTATCTGATCACAACAAGCCGTCAGATTGTCGCGGCTGAACGTTCCCGTAAATTAATGTATAATCCTCGGTATTACAATTCAACCGAAAGAGAAagatgtgaatttttaaatattctcacCGTCACATTTTGGTTCCAATCATTTCAATTACctacaatattataaaattgtgtatcaatttaaatatattttccacGCAATTACAATCGAAtgcttatattttttcttataacttTATTTTCGTACCCAGAAATGAagcttaaaattataattaatgaatagcgaaatatatcattttttggaaatagcAAACAATTAcaggcgataaaaaaaaattatcgtatatttacaaaatttccgTTACCTTATGTACAagtttatatatacaaaaaagtGTATGAACATACAcatctacatacatatacagaaACAACTTGTTTTTCTCACGCGTtattttctctcgaaaaatattaatgtataaaaattaatcttccCGAGATATATTCATTCTAATATATTCTTCTGAATGGAAGTACTTTGGCAAAAAATCACGCATAATATTGGTCCACTGTGAGATATATCGTAATGTGCAATACACGTTTGAATCGAGTATCCATCCATGCACGTGCAGTGTGCTTTAAAATAATTCTCACAAAATTCTTAAACtctaatataaatttaatttatataatttgatCGTTTGAGCATTGAGATCATAATGTATTATTGGCACATTTGTTTTTGGTCATCGTTGCATACCTATACCTAACATTAACATACGGTGTATCCTACATTGCCTTGTCTATATCACCGGACAATTCGATTAACCTCCGATAAATACCGATTCGTCCAAATTACTCAGTTCCAGAAACTGTTGTTCGATATCGGATCCCAGTTCTTGAAAGTCAGATACATCGCCTTCCGCGTAAACTGCAAACacgtaattttcaaaatatcaattaatcACACTCCGTTAACGCGGATGCCGCGCCAGCGTGGGTATATAAGCAACGTAAATACGAAAACGTACAAGAAATGTGGTACCAGGGGGAAAaacagaagagaaaagagaggggagggaaaaaaagagaagaagaaaaatgtgaaagaaagAGACTTGATGTATTATTGGGAAACCAGCCTAATCCATGTTGCAGAGAGTGTATTTATGAAATACCGAGATTCATTGGTCGGTAAGTTGGGCGCGTGTGTAGCACGTGGCAACTTATGGCGCGTGCTTTCATGCACAgtcaaaaaagaaaggaatattattttaactCTCTGTGTGGGGTGCGCGACACCTCCTCTGAGATTCAAGATGGACGCTCGTCCAGACGCGGTTATTATTATCGCGTTGTCGTTAGTTTTagaacgattatttttcagttataTGGGCAAACGCACCGAACGGACAGAAGCTGCATGTACGTAACACCGcacgtgcacttctccccctCCGCCCCTGATGCATCACCCCCATCACCCCCTTCGACTATTCGTGTTTATTGTTACGACTTGCGTGGCTTATCTTTCACGTCGCTTTCACGAACCGAAGAAATTGTCGGCTTTTCTCTGTGTACATGCATGCACTGTACAACATACGTAGCTGTgtactatacgtataacgaGTATGAGTTCTACAGCCAACCAACTACGCGATGCATCTGGATCATCGAGATAATTATACAGGGAAACTTGGCGCCAAACCCAATAGTTCGTATGAagtacgttatacatatatacagtcaACTTCACTCCCTTTACTCCAAAGGCGATTCGCTCTCAGGGGGATTTAGTACGAAGGAGTCGTTAAAAGGGTTTTCTCTTGCGTTCATTATTTTCCTGACTTCGCAGCTGATCATTCATGCAATACGAAATggaaattaatcgatttctggAAACTCAGGCCTATTCAAaagtgaacaaaattttcaacgtagTACAAATCGAAGTATATTTACTATCGTTGATCATCGTGTGGTCAAGAAATGATATTACTGATCGATTCTTACCCGTGGCATCGGTGACCTCGACGTGGGTTGCGTCTGCGATAAGAAAACGGCGCACGGACTCGAAGGGAATGTACTCGTTGTGGCGTTCGTCCAAAGGGGTTGGGACGCGTTCCTCGCCGCATACAGTCGAGAGAAGCAGCTCTTCGTCCTCGTAGTGAATCCCAAGATCGAGATCGGATCCCAACCGTGGACGGAAAACCGTCCCCGTTGCACCGACGTCCGTCCCAACCGACGACGTCTTCTGCTGAAGCCGCTGCGCTGCTGCACCGGAGTTTAGACGCGTCGAAGAGGTCTTGCACGACATCCCGTTGCTCGATCCTCTGCTTCCGGGACCTGACGACCCTGGACCAGGTTCCGCGTGGTTCTTGACGTGCTTACGCAGGCTCGACGGATCTGTGTAGCGCTTTCCGCAACCGCTCACCTGGCACGCATACGGTTTCTGCAAGGGTAAACGTGATTTCTGATAGTTTTGACTTCGTATAGCAGACGGGATGTGCAGCGATAAggtattcgaaaattattgaGGC from Diprion similis isolate iyDipSimi1 chromosome 2, iyDipSimi1.1, whole genome shotgun sequence includes the following:
- the LOC124416482 gene encoding cytochrome c oxidase assembly factor 7 homolog, producing the protein MSGYDLKSPEEVKEYLKNLHIEYKFGCLSEKNPETCHLLGDYEESISKDYAKSAKIYQENCDERNFGHSCRKFGGYALIGKGLDVESPTESYKYLRKGCDVGDMLSCAHAGIVGTSSFKIGEKEAPIDFPTGLDLLQKTCYEHKLEKACYYLSGLYLSGVPDHVEKNMKEAYKASLISCELGNAYACANLSQMHARGDGVQKNSELAEAFKNRALSIQRALKEAKHIPFQQGMGS
- the LOC124416047 gene encoding GILT-like protein 1 encodes the protein MRWYYVKPHATVGQYYLVIVAVIIAVCSPTRSDDSTGGLSRPRITLYYESLCYDSIQFVRNQLVPTYRAIGSYFTVDYIPYGKATQEKHIRNGVQQWHFTCQHGPQECYGNKAQACGINNILTNPERPNKQQDLINFVGCVMGAMNPSTAVQQCLQTIGIGAHDRSLVDNCISSAAGDELLAAYGNKTFDLQPNLSFVPTIVVNGEYSHANQNNALRNLKGVICNHLSDHNKPSDCRG